In Deltaproteobacteria bacterium, the following proteins share a genomic window:
- a CDS encoding amino acid ABC transporter substrate-binding protein, whose amino-acid sequence MKRSSFHIMVCLAALLIFMFNMKISAVSGPNNPKVKQVTTTLSGRVDLCLSCHKKKPDKAHGREILGCAVCHRGNPLSGDKQRAHLGMVLNPGELRFADKTCGQSACHPNQVTWVKNSLMATNRGIISTLRFYWGETSDHNEDISVKILKDTGMNSLALDYYRKLCGSCHLWVERRSLPSFLAYKGGGCTACHLVKDRGQKAKEERHPGIIKVIPMDNCVLCHNRSGRIGLSYQGKFESEGYGTPYEEGDFSSRELADGRFYRIFKDDVHHEKGLTCIDCHTQKEIMGDGKRHAHFEKQLEVTCRDCHGTSNHQVTRSPNSPGLPELKILEKDGSFFLENKQNKKLHPLHAPNPVACMHPAHRRLSCQACHSTWVPQCYGCHIRMDGSKTQLDKIAIKETPGLWEEFRSFIRYEYPPLGIFEHDTERPGIPSEKDLLQAETGEVVVLVPG is encoded by the coding sequence ATGAAAAGATCTTCTTTCCATATTATGGTCTGCCTCGCCGCGCTGTTAATTTTCATGTTCAACATGAAAATTTCCGCGGTGTCCGGTCCAAACAACCCCAAGGTAAAGCAGGTCACAACCACCTTGAGCGGCCGGGTGGATCTCTGTCTTTCCTGCCACAAGAAAAAACCGGATAAAGCCCACGGAAGGGAAATCCTGGGATGTGCCGTGTGTCATAGGGGAAATCCGCTCTCCGGTGACAAGCAACGGGCACACCTGGGAATGGTCCTGAATCCCGGGGAACTTCGATTTGCAGATAAGACCTGCGGCCAGTCCGCTTGCCACCCAAATCAGGTTACCTGGGTCAAGAACTCACTCATGGCTACAAATCGCGGCATCATCAGCACACTTCGCTTTTACTGGGGAGAGACATCTGACCACAATGAGGACATTTCGGTAAAAATACTGAAAGACACCGGCATGAACTCCCTTGCCCTTGACTACTACAGGAAGTTGTGCGGAAGCTGCCATCTGTGGGTCGAGCGCAGAAGCCTTCCCAGCTTTCTGGCATACAAGGGCGGGGGATGCACCGCCTGTCACCTTGTCAAGGACAGAGGTCAAAAGGCAAAGGAAGAGAGACATCCCGGGATAATTAAGGTCATCCCTATGGACAACTGTGTCCTGTGTCACAACCGGAGTGGACGTATCGGGCTGTCCTATCAGGGAAAATTTGAGTCAGAGGGCTACGGCACCCCGTATGAAGAGGGTGATTTCTCATCCAGAGAATTAGCTGACGGCCGTTTTTACAGGATATTTAAGGATGATGTCCATCACGAAAAAGGGCTCACCTGCATTGATTGCCATACCCAAAAAGAAATTATGGGAGACGGAAAACGCCATGCCCATTTCGAAAAGCAACTGGAGGTTACATGCCGGGACTGTCACGGGACCTCTAATCACCAAGTCACCAGGTCACCGAATTCACCCGGGCTCCCCGAACTCAAGATCCTGGAAAAAGACGGATCATTTTTCCTTGAGAATAAGCAAAACAAGAAGCTTCATCCGCTCCACGCCCCGAATCCGGTTGCCTGCATGCATCCCGCCCACCGTCGCCTGTCTTGCCAGGCCTGCCACAGTACATGGGTGCCTCAATGCTACGGCTGTCATATCCGGATGGACGGAAGCAAGACCCAACTGGATAAAATTGCGATAAAAGAGACCCCCGGGCTGTGGGAAGAGTTTCGTTCATTTATCCGCTATGAATATCCGCCTTTGGGGATATTTGAACATGACACGGAAAGACCGGGGATTCCTTCTGAAAAGGACCTGCTTCAAGCCGAGACCGGAGAAGTGGTTGTCCTTGTACCCGGGTGA
- the tatC gene encoding twin-arginine translocase subunit TatC, translated as MSFEHLPFRVHLVELRRRLITCFVTMAVTFAICYAFSDLLVSILFYPVHQALPPGSSLVFTALTEGFMTYLKVAFWSAVILSTPMILYQAWMFAAPGLYDKEKKLIKSFMFWGTGLFISGGLFGYWVIMPVAFSITLGFANQGLEAMPRLQSYMIFSLKAIFVFGMVFEIPFLMALATRCGIVSTGYFSRHRRAGYIALYVLAVLLVPTDVFSQVLIFFPLIGVYEAGIRLAMRFGAPA; from the coding sequence ATGTCTTTTGAGCATCTTCCATTCAGGGTACACCTTGTTGAGCTCAGGCGTCGACTGATCACCTGCTTTGTCACCATGGCAGTGACTTTTGCGATCTGCTATGCATTCTCAGACCTCCTTGTTTCCATACTTTTCTATCCGGTCCATCAGGCACTGCCTCCTGGCAGCTCTTTGGTATTTACGGCCCTCACAGAGGGTTTCATGACCTATCTCAAAGTCGCCTTCTGGAGTGCTGTCATCCTTTCCACTCCGATGATCTTGTATCAGGCATGGATGTTTGCGGCTCCAGGCCTGTATGACAAAGAGAAAAAGCTTATAAAGAGTTTTATGTTCTGGGGTACAGGCCTGTTTATTTCAGGGGGTCTTTTTGGCTACTGGGTCATAATGCCTGTTGCTTTCTCCATTACTTTAGGCTTTGCAAACCAGGGACTGGAGGCAATGCCAAGACTGCAGAGTTATATGATTTTTTCCCTCAAGGCCATCTTTGTTTTTGGTATGGTTTTCGAAATTCCATTCCTTATGGCACTTGCCACCCGTTGCGGTATCGTGTCCACGGGATATTTTTCAAGGCACAGAAGAGCCGGTTACATAGCCCTGTATGTATTGGCAGTGCTGCTTGTCCCAACGGACGTGTTCTCACAAGTGCTTATCTTTTTCCCGCTGATAGGTGTTTACGAGGCCGGGATACGGCTTGCCATGCGGTTCGGGGCGCCGGCATGA
- the alr gene encoding alanine racemase: MSYTDLNRIEIDLTAISHNLAILKGLLKSTGVRIVAVVKSDAYGHGLIEVSQVLESAGVWGFGISEAEEAIALREGGITAPILFMSGLPPGAEKEVLALNLIPGVTDIHSLDTLEHTASVRDKICKVHLKVDTGMGRLGFSPDELYQVVKEPDRWPHLNLEGLYSHLSSADDPLDPFNMVQLNTFASVLDKVKDMGWRPSTVHLANSAGLIHFPSARYDMVRPGLAIYGSYPGPQSEKGLELRPAMSFYSKIIAVRNLPKGSPVSYGHSFFTKRPSRIAVVPVGYDDGYLRSMSNKSRVLIRGRRCPVVGRICMRALMADVSALDGAAPGEEVVLLGRQRSEVIRVEELAQWGGTISYEVLCMLGGRNRRSFKRG, from the coding sequence ATGTCTTATACAGACCTTAACCGAATTGAAATAGACCTCACGGCCATAAGCCATAATCTCGCCATTCTTAAAGGACTTTTGAAAAGTACAGGTGTTCGTATTGTGGCGGTGGTAAAATCCGATGCCTATGGCCATGGATTGATAGAGGTCAGCCAGGTACTTGAATCGGCCGGTGTGTGGGGATTTGGCATTTCAGAGGCTGAAGAGGCAATTGCTCTGAGGGAAGGAGGGATAACCGCTCCCATTCTGTTCATGTCGGGGTTACCTCCAGGAGCAGAGAAAGAGGTCCTGGCGCTTAACTTAATTCCAGGTGTAACCGACATTCATTCCCTGGACACTCTTGAGCATACTGCATCTGTGAGGGATAAAATATGCAAGGTACATCTCAAAGTGGATACCGGCATGGGGCGCCTGGGTTTTTCGCCGGATGAACTCTATCAAGTTGTTAAGGAGCCGGATCGATGGCCGCACTTGAACCTTGAAGGTCTGTATTCTCACTTATCATCTGCTGATGATCCTCTTGATCCATTTAACATGGTTCAGCTCAATACATTTGCATCAGTTTTAGACAAGGTAAAAGACATGGGATGGAGACCTTCAACTGTTCATCTGGCCAATTCAGCTGGCCTGATCCATTTTCCTTCTGCCCGTTATGATATGGTCAGGCCCGGGCTGGCCATTTATGGTTCCTATCCTGGTCCTCAAAGCGAAAAAGGCCTTGAATTGCGGCCCGCCATGAGTTTTTATAGTAAAATCATAGCGGTACGCAATTTACCCAAGGGTTCACCGGTGAGCTACGGTCACAGTTTTTTTACCAAAAGACCTTCCAGGATAGCTGTAGTGCCTGTCGGTTATGACGACGGTTATCTGCGATCCATGTCCAACAAGTCCAGGGTCCTTATCAGGGGCAGGCGTTGCCCCGTGGTTGGGCGTATTTGCATGAGGGCCCTTATGGCCGACGTTTCCGCGCTTGATGGAGCAGCTCCCGGTGAGGAAGTCGTGCTCCTGGGCAGGCAGAGAAGCGAAGTTATAAGGGTTGAAGAGCTGGCGCAGTGGGGCGGCACTATCAGTTATGAGGTCCTCTGTATGCTGGGCGGCAGGAACAGGAGGTCCTTCAAGAGGGGATAG
- the rpoD gene encoding RNA polymerase sigma factor RpoD has protein sequence MGDRVFGRAEEVAIAKAMEEGERAFVEASLSIPDVVDAFLKKARVIVKNVGCVAENDSDYIKAKKTANSGSGKAHLRDILDEIQKLQVKNRRLLSSIKPGLDDDAMGAIKQALAENRSSMMKTLGKGRIEKCFQDLLCQAFNKEKRKLSAVSEGELLARFGLCARELESVISRFNEGVSLARDAKKCLVWANLRLVVSIAKRYFHRGLHLSDLIQEGNIGLMKAVDKFEYKRGYKFSTYATWWIRQAINRAIADQSRTIRIPVHMVETMNKVVWATSALIQETGKEPTPERVAETLGLPRDKVSQILKMARDPISLETPIGDGENSHLVDFIEDKEAKTPDETVIGTNLAEQTRIALGTLTPREEKILRMRFGIGEQSDHTLEEVGRDFFVTRERIRQIEQKALRKLRHPSRSRGLRSFVKS, from the coding sequence ATGGGAGACAGGGTTTTTGGCAGGGCAGAGGAGGTCGCCATAGCAAAGGCTATGGAGGAAGGAGAGCGGGCGTTCGTAGAGGCCTCATTATCCATCCCGGATGTAGTTGATGCCTTTCTCAAGAAAGCGCGGGTCATTGTAAAGAATGTTGGTTGTGTGGCTGAAAATGATTCGGATTACATTAAAGCAAAAAAAACAGCCAATTCAGGAAGCGGGAAAGCCCACCTCAGAGATATTCTGGATGAGATCCAAAAGCTTCAGGTGAAAAATCGCAGGCTTCTGAGTTCCATAAAGCCCGGCCTGGACGATGATGCCATGGGTGCTATTAAACAGGCGCTCGCGGAAAACCGGTCTTCAATGATGAAGACCTTAGGGAAAGGGCGAATCGAAAAATGTTTTCAAGATCTGTTGTGCCAGGCATTCAACAAGGAAAAGCGGAAATTAAGCGCTGTTTCAGAAGGCGAACTTTTGGCGAGGTTCGGGCTCTGTGCCAGAGAACTGGAAAGTGTTATTTCCAGGTTCAATGAAGGAGTCAGTCTTGCCAGAGACGCCAAAAAGTGTCTTGTCTGGGCCAATCTCCGTCTTGTTGTCAGCATCGCCAAGAGATATTTCCATCGGGGTCTGCATCTTTCTGACCTCATACAAGAAGGCAACATAGGTCTTATGAAGGCCGTTGATAAATTCGAATATAAAAGAGGTTACAAGTTCAGCACCTATGCAACCTGGTGGATTCGTCAGGCGATTAACAGGGCTATTGCCGATCAGTCCAGGACAATTCGCATACCTGTCCATATGGTGGAGACCATGAACAAGGTTGTTTGGGCCACAAGTGCCCTTATTCAAGAGACCGGGAAGGAGCCCACTCCCGAGAGGGTTGCCGAGACCCTGGGATTGCCCAGGGACAAGGTATCACAGATATTAAAGATGGCCAGAGATCCCATATCCTTAGAGACTCCCATAGGAGATGGCGAAAACAGCCACTTAGTGGATTTTATCGAGGACAAAGAGGCCAAGACCCCGGATGAGACTGTCATAGGTACAAATTTAGCGGAACAGACAAGGATTGCTCTCGGCACATTAACCCCGAGAGAAGAGAAAATACTTCGAATGCGTTTCGGGATCGGAGAGCAGTCAGATCACACCCTTGAAGAGGTTGGCAGGGACTTCTTTGTTACCAGAGAGCGTATACGTCAGATAGAACAGAAGGCCTTGAGAAAGTTGAGACATCCCAGCAGAAGCCGGGGGTTGAGGAGTTTTGTAAAAAGTTAA
- a CDS encoding DNA primase, which yields MSSYIPEDVLRSVLEASDIRQVIGEYVSLKKRGRNWIGLCPFHPDKDPSFSVSEEKQKFYCFGCGEGGDVFKFLMKMQGMSFVEAVKALADRYGIIIPERPRSSRDQKHRLEAEELVSLNLAAAGFYHQNLLHSSGAGDARAYLEGRGLKSGIISRFRLGWADDRWDGLINYLKTEGLSLDKAEKAGLIVSRKSGKGHYDRFRGRIIFPILGRSGKVVAFGGRILGDGQPKYLNSPETPVYNKSKVLYGLFQNKGAIRRAGRGYVVEGYMDLLALAQSDIDQVVATLGTALTEDHVRRLKGLCRDWILVFDGDAAGVKAALRALPFFYKLDLRVRVLNLPAEDDPDSFVRREGRKAWESLADTAGSGLDFAIQQGLLSYGKDPEGKFRTLEDVLLILQSVNDPVRKSLLAGHVAQKVGIREEILWERLNVRNSSTVVPNIRKRYEPSAGVKTRECPGNRAEAKLIGFLLGHPQYMESFLDAGLDLWLEVPSLRDLWMAMSHLYSMSGDLNLSELYNQLEPVPELKALAMRLSADLSPFKDREQEMLSGLKRYCEGRRNKVLRWHVLEQIKAPAEADDEGLLRQLLQLR from the coding sequence ATGAGTTCGTATATTCCTGAAGACGTCCTCAGAAGTGTGCTTGAAGCTTCGGATATCCGACAGGTCATCGGAGAATACGTGTCGTTGAAAAAAAGAGGCCGGAACTGGATCGGCCTCTGTCCATTCCATCCGGATAAAGATCCTTCCTTTTCAGTCAGCGAAGAAAAACAAAAATTTTACTGTTTCGGATGCGGCGAAGGCGGAGATGTCTTCAAGTTTCTCATGAAGATGCAGGGCATGAGCTTTGTGGAAGCAGTGAAGGCCCTGGCCGACCGTTACGGTATAATCATTCCTGAAAGACCGAGATCGTCCCGGGATCAAAAGCATCGCTTGGAGGCTGAAGAATTAGTCAGTCTCAATCTGGCGGCAGCAGGGTTCTATCACCAAAATCTCCTTCATTCATCCGGGGCCGGTGACGCACGGGCATATCTTGAAGGCCGCGGCCTGAAATCCGGGATAATTTCCCGATTCCGGCTTGGCTGGGCCGATGATCGCTGGGATGGCCTTATCAATTATTTAAAGACTGAAGGATTGTCGCTGGATAAGGCAGAAAAGGCGGGACTGATCGTCTCCAGGAAGAGCGGGAAGGGGCACTATGACCGTTTCCGTGGGAGGATCATCTTTCCCATCCTCGGCAGGTCCGGAAAGGTAGTGGCTTTTGGCGGTCGTATTCTGGGAGATGGCCAGCCCAAGTATCTGAATTCTCCCGAAACACCTGTCTATAATAAGAGTAAGGTCCTTTACGGCCTGTTTCAAAACAAGGGGGCAATCAGACGGGCTGGCAGGGGCTATGTGGTTGAAGGATACATGGATCTTCTGGCCCTGGCTCAGTCCGATATAGATCAGGTCGTTGCAACACTCGGTACGGCCTTGACCGAGGATCATGTCAGGCGGTTGAAAGGACTTTGCAGGGACTGGATTCTGGTTTTTGACGGTGATGCCGCAGGGGTCAAGGCCGCCCTCAGGGCGCTTCCGTTCTTTTACAAACTGGATCTCAGGGTCAGGGTGCTTAATCTTCCCGCTGAGGATGACCCGGACAGCTTTGTCAGGCGGGAAGGCCGGAAGGCCTGGGAGTCCCTGGCAGATACAGCCGGCTCCGGTCTTGATTTTGCGATTCAGCAGGGCCTGTTGTCTTACGGAAAGGACCCGGAAGGTAAATTCAGAACATTAGAAGACGTGCTGCTGATCCTTCAATCTGTCAATGATCCTGTCAGAAAATCGCTTCTGGCAGGACATGTAGCCCAGAAAGTTGGGATAAGGGAGGAAATCCTTTGGGAACGTCTGAATGTCCGCAATTCCAGTACCGTCGTTCCCAATATCAGAAAGCGTTATGAGCCATCTGCCGGGGTCAAAACCCGCGAGTGTCCTGGAAACAGGGCGGAGGCCAAGCTGATTGGTTTCCTGCTCGGTCATCCCCAGTATATGGAAAGTTTCTTGGATGCCGGTCTTGATCTGTGGCTCGAGGTTCCATCCTTGAGGGATCTTTGGATGGCAATGTCGCATCTCTACAGCATGTCGGGGGATCTCAATCTTTCAGAGCTATATAATCAGCTTGAGCCTGTACCTGAATTGAAGGCCTTGGCCATGAGACTTTCTGCAGATCTATCCCCTTTTAAGGATAGAGAGCAGGAGATGCTTTCAGGGCTGAAGAGATATTGTGAGGGTCGTCGCAACAAGGTCTTGAGGTGGCATGTTCTGGAACAGATAAAGGCCCCTGCGGAGGCGGATGATGAAGGTCTTTTAAGGCAGTTGCTGCAGCTCAGGTAA